One window from the genome of candidate division KSB1 bacterium encodes:
- the ugpC gene encoding sn-glycerol-3-phosphate ABC transporter ATP-binding protein UgpC, whose translation MARVELREVTKLYDNHVVAVNRANINIRDKEFVVLVGPSGCGKSTTLRMVAGLEEVSSGEIYIGDRVVNEVAPKDRDIAMVFQNYALYPHMTVYENMAFGLKLRKYPKAEIEQRVREAARILSIEELLDRKPKALSGGQRQRVAVGRAIVRKPQVFLFDEPLSNLDAKLRVQMRTEISKLHNRLETTMIYVTHDQVEAMTMGDRIVVMKDGNVQQTDTPLNLYNHPANKFVAGFIGSPAMNFMRGKVVQENGLFFHDGRFQYPAPKKLASRLEKFKDREVIFGIRPEDFHLVDDAAGVAEAAEITATVEVLEPMGNEIFLYLNTGNNSLVARIDARAESRLSFLQTMEGARDTQLKLVVDMNKAHFFDAQTEVSLNPVQA comes from the coding sequence ATGGCACGTGTTGAATTGCGTGAAGTGACCAAACTCTACGATAATCATGTCGTAGCGGTCAATCGGGCGAATATTAACATCCGGGACAAAGAGTTTGTCGTTCTCGTCGGGCCTTCCGGCTGTGGCAAATCAACGACCTTGCGCATGGTCGCCGGCCTGGAGGAAGTGAGCAGCGGCGAAATTTACATCGGCGACCGCGTCGTCAACGAGGTGGCGCCGAAAGATCGCGATATTGCGATGGTTTTTCAAAACTATGCGCTTTATCCGCACATGACGGTTTACGAGAACATGGCGTTCGGCCTCAAGCTGCGCAAATATCCCAAAGCGGAGATCGAGCAACGGGTTCGCGAGGCGGCGCGGATTTTGAGTATTGAAGAATTGCTGGATCGCAAGCCGAAAGCACTTTCCGGCGGGCAGCGCCAGCGCGTGGCGGTGGGGCGCGCGATTGTCCGCAAGCCGCAGGTCTTTTTATTCGACGAGCCGCTTTCCAATCTCGACGCCAAGCTTCGCGTGCAAATGCGCACGGAAATTTCCAAATTGCACAACCGGCTGGAAACGACGATGATTTACGTCACCCACGATCAGGTCGAGGCCATGACCATGGGCGACCGCATCGTGGTGATGAAAGACGGCAACGTCCAGCAAACTGACACGCCGCTGAATTTGTATAATCATCCGGCGAACAAATTTGTTGCCGGTTTTATCGGTTCGCCGGCGATGAATTTTATGAGGGGAAAAGTCGTGCAGGAAAACGGCCTGTTTTTTCATGATGGCCGTTTTCAGTATCCCGCGCCGAAGAAATTGGCCAGCCGTTTGGAAAAGTTCAAGGATCGTGAGGTGATTTTCGGCATCCGCCCGGAGGATTTTCATTTGGTCGATGACGCCGCCGGAGTCGCCGAAGCGGCGGAAATCACGGCAACGGTGGAAGTGCTCGAGCCGATGGGCAACGAGATTTTTCTTTATCTCAACACCGGCAACAACAGTTTGGTGGCGCGGATCGACGCGCGCGCGGAGTCCCGCCTTTCCTTTTTGCAAACTATGGAAGGCGCTCGTGACACGCAATTAAAGTTGGTTGTGGATATGAACAAAGCCCACTTTTTTGATGCGCAGACTGAAGTGAGTTTGAACCCCGTGCAAGCGTAG
- a CDS encoding sugar ABC transporter permease has product MARFAAHLRENRLAYIYILPSFLVLGFVVIYPFVYNVVISFSNMSLGHFRDWKLTGFEQYLRVFREKVFYILFLKTIGWTLVNVFFHVVIGVSLALLLNRPLPGRAIFRTLLILPWAVPQYITALTWRGIFNYEYGYINLLLKKIFNLPPVQWLSDPLGAFAAATITNIWLGFPFMMVIALGGLQSIPKELYEAAEVDGAKPWRQFWTITAPLLKPVMIPAISLGVIWTFNNFNVIWLVSDGGKPADSTHILVSFVYRQVFNYYSYGYGAALSVVIFVILLLFSINFIKRTRATAGVY; this is encoded by the coding sequence GTGGCGCGATTCGCGGCACATCTCCGCGAAAACAGGCTGGCTTACATCTATATCCTGCCTTCTTTTCTCGTGTTGGGATTTGTGGTCATCTACCCGTTCGTCTACAACGTGGTGATCTCCTTTTCCAACATGAGTCTCGGCCATTTTCGCGATTGGAAGCTGACCGGATTTGAGCAATATCTGCGTGTCTTTCGCGAAAAAGTTTTTTATATTCTCTTTCTCAAAACCATCGGTTGGACGCTGGTCAACGTCTTCTTTCACGTGGTGATCGGCGTCTCGCTGGCACTGCTGTTGAATCGCCCGCTTCCCGGCCGGGCGATTTTCCGCACGCTGCTGATTCTTCCCTGGGCGGTGCCGCAATACATCACGGCGCTCACCTGGCGCGGCATCTTCAACTACGAATACGGCTACATCAATCTGCTGCTGAAAAAAATTTTCAACCTGCCGCCCGTTCAGTGGCTCTCCGATCCGCTCGGCGCTTTTGCCGCGGCCACCATCACCAACATTTGGCTCGGCTTTCCCTTCATGATGGTCATCGCGCTCGGCGGTCTGCAATCGATCCCCAAAGAGCTTTACGAAGCCGCCGAAGTGGACGGCGCCAAACCCTGGCGGCAATTTTGGACGATCACCGCGCCGCTGCTCAAGCCGGTGATGATTCCGGCGATTTCGCTCGGCGTGATTTGGACGTTCAACAACTTCAACGTCATCTGGCTGGTGAGTGATGGCGGCAAACCGGCGGACTCGACGCACATTTTGGTTTCGTTTGTCTATCGCCAAGTCTTCAATTATTACAGCTACGGCTACGGAGCGGCCTTGTCTGTGGTCATTTTTGTCATTCTGCTGTTGTTCAGTATCAACTTCATCAAACGAACGCGCGCGACCGCCGGAGTTTACTAA
- a CDS encoding phosphomannomutase/phosphoglucomutase, which yields MSGNIFREYDIRGIAEKDLTNENVVLIGKAFATHMLGQGRKRLLVGRDVRLSSERLRNALVEAMTDCGADVIDVGVVPTPTQYFGIVQQQADGGVMITGSHNPIDYNGFKMSTGVKAADGHVSVGPVFGEEIQQLYQIIQSGKFASGKGKVEAIDVTPDYIAAIKQRVNLKKPLKIVVDPGNGCGGLFAPQIWKDLGCEVVCLYCEPDGRFPNHLPDPTVMKYIKDLRATVIAEKADLGIGYDGDADRLGIIDNLGRPIFADKLIAMFARDTLSRVPGAKIVFDVKCSQALPEFIQKYGGHPILWKTGHSLLKAKMKEEHAPLAGEMSGHIFFGEGYFGFDDAIFGSGRLMQILSHSGKTMAELHDEIPAFISTPEIRVEATDEAKFKIVNDMVAHFKQSHQVIDIDGARVLFGDGWGLVRASNTQPVLVMRFEARTAELLAQITEIFKKKLREYPVVKFSEADFEVAK from the coding sequence ATTAGCGGCAACATCTTTCGTGAATACGACATCCGCGGCATTGCCGAAAAGGATTTGACAAATGAAAATGTGGTGCTGATTGGCAAGGCCTTCGCTACTCACATGTTGGGACAAGGCCGAAAACGTCTGCTCGTTGGCCGTGATGTTCGCCTTTCATCCGAGCGGTTGCGTAACGCCCTTGTCGAAGCGATGACTGACTGTGGCGCCGACGTCATTGATGTTGGCGTGGTGCCGACGCCGACGCAGTATTTTGGCATCGTGCAACAGCAAGCCGACGGCGGCGTAATGATTACCGGCAGCCATAATCCGATCGATTACAACGGCTTCAAAATGTCAACCGGCGTGAAAGCCGCGGACGGCCATGTTTCGGTGGGGCCGGTGTTTGGCGAAGAGATTCAACAGCTCTATCAAATCATTCAATCCGGAAAATTTGCCAGCGGCAAGGGGAAAGTGGAAGCCATCGATGTCACGCCGGATTACATTGCAGCGATCAAGCAACGCGTCAATTTGAAAAAGCCGCTCAAAATCGTCGTCGATCCCGGCAACGGCTGCGGCGGATTGTTTGCCCCGCAAATTTGGAAGGATCTGGGCTGCGAGGTGGTCTGCCTTTACTGCGAACCGGACGGCCGCTTCCCGAATCATCTGCCGGATCCGACCGTGATGAAATACATCAAAGACCTGCGCGCCACAGTCATCGCCGAGAAAGCGGATTTGGGCATCGGCTACGACGGCGACGCCGACCGCCTGGGCATCATTGACAATCTTGGGCGTCCAATTTTTGCCGACAAGTTGATCGCGATGTTCGCGCGCGATACGCTCTCGCGCGTGCCCGGCGCAAAAATCGTTTTCGACGTGAAATGCAGCCAAGCCTTGCCGGAATTCATTCAGAAATACGGCGGCCATCCGATCTTATGGAAAACCGGCCATTCGCTTTTAAAAGCCAAAATGAAAGAAGAACACGCGCCACTGGCCGGAGAAATGAGCGGCCACATTTTCTTCGGCGAGGGCTACTTCGGTTTCGATGATGCCATTTTCGGCAGCGGTCGTTTGATGCAAATTCTCTCGCATTCCGGCAAAACCATGGCCGAGCTCCACGACGAAATTCCGGCCTTCATTTCCACGCCGGAAATCCGCGTTGAAGCGACGGACGAGGCGAAGTTCAAAATCGTAAACGACATGGTGGCGCATTTCAAGCAGTCGCATCAAGTCATCGACATCGACGGCGCGCGCGTGCTGTTCGGCGACGGCTGGGGCTTGGTGCGCGCCTCCAATACACAGCCGGTGCTGGTGATGCGCTTCGAGGCGCGAACCGCCGAGTTGCTCGCGCAGATTACCGAAATTTTCAAGAAGAAACTTCGCGAGTATCCGGTGGTTAAATTTTCAGAGGCGGATTTTGAGGTGGCGAAGTGA
- a CDS encoding BrnT family toxin, which yields MEKGFEWDENTAQENFRKHKVSFDEASTVFEDFFSITIPDPDHSIGEDRYVDIGRSSQGRLLIVVYTERGENIRIISSRKAKPNERRKYYEEGKF from the coding sequence ATGGAAAAGGGGTTCGAGTGGGATGAGAATACGGCCCAAGAAAATTTCAGGAAACATAAAGTTAGTTTCGATGAAGCATCGACAGTTTTTGAAGACTTCTTCTCAATCACAATACCCGATCCTGATCATTCAATTGGCGAAGATCGCTACGTCGACATCGGACGCTCTTCTCAAGGGCGACTCTTGATTGTTGTCTATACTGAACGAGGAGAGAATATACGTATCATTAGCAGTCGTAAAGCCAAACCCAATGAGCGGAGAAAATATTATGAGGAAGGCAAGTTCTAA
- a CDS encoding sugar ABC transporter permease: protein MTRLAKSTPVWKYVIIYVTLIIVTVITVFPVVLVFGISLRPGNMLWTTDLSPVPENATFDAYRTIFYEKPFLRWLFNSTIVSFMVTVVGVSLASTAGYAFSRYKFAGREAGMIALIATQMFPVTMLLLPLFLMLIKLKVYDTFLGLVIAYSATALPFCIWQMKGYYDTIPYSLEEAAAIDGCGRIKTFYQIVLPLASPALVITALFSFMSAWSEYLVAAVILIDKRLYTLPLGLKQFQSNFDTEWGLYAAGAVIVCIPVVALFLFLSRWLISGLTLGSVKG, encoded by the coding sequence ATGACTCGACTCGCGAAAAGCACGCCGGTCTGGAAGTATGTCATCATCTATGTGACTCTCATCATCGTCACGGTCATAACCGTATTTCCGGTTGTTTTGGTTTTTGGCATCTCGCTGCGTCCCGGCAACATGCTGTGGACGACGGACTTGAGTCCGGTTCCGGAGAACGCCACGTTTGACGCCTATCGAACCATTTTTTACGAAAAACCGTTTTTGCGCTGGCTGTTCAACAGCACGATCGTCTCTTTTATGGTGACCGTCGTCGGCGTATCGCTGGCCAGCACGGCCGGTTATGCGTTTTCGCGTTATAAATTTGCCGGACGCGAAGCCGGCATGATTGCGCTGATCGCCACGCAAATGTTTCCGGTGACGATGCTGCTGCTGCCGCTATTTCTCATGCTCATCAAATTGAAGGTTTACGACACCTTTCTCGGCTTGGTGATTGCGTATTCGGCGACGGCGCTGCCGTTTTGCATTTGGCAGATGAAAGGCTACTACGACACCATTCCCTACAGTCTGGAAGAAGCGGCGGCCATCGACGGCTGCGGCAGGATCAAAACCTTTTATCAAATCGTGCTGCCGCTCGCCTCGCCGGCGTTGGTGATCACCGCGCTGTTCAGCTTCATGTCGGCGTGGAGCGAGTATTTGGTGGCAGCGGTGATTCTGATCGACAAAAGGCTCTACACACTGCCGCTCGGACTGAAGCAGTTTCAATCCAATTTTGACACGGAATGGGGATTGTACGCCGCCGGCGCCGTCATCGTCTGCATTCCGGTCGTGGCGCTTTTTCTTTTTCTCAGCCGCTGGCTCATTTCAGGATTGACGCTTGGCAGTGTTAAAGGATGA
- the prmC gene encoding peptide chain release factor N(5)-glutamine methyltransferase has product MRILDLVKSAEKQLRAAGVESTHREAEWLLAAILQTDRANLYLMRERRLKKHERAQFEEFLNRRLAREPLQYILGVCEFYGFEFAVTPAVLIPRPETELLVEKVVELAAQFDSPRIIDLGTGSGCIAVSLAKLIANAHVIATDVSTMALEIAQANAKKLGVANRIEFRLADMTKSNSDEQFDLVVSNPPYVLETERPSLQPEVRDWEPAEALYVKDDGLKFYRCIIDYCKDHLRSGGWVACEMASQRSTAIEKLFREAGFHEVQIINDLAGFERHIIGQK; this is encoded by the coding sequence TTGCGCATTCTCGATCTTGTCAAGTCCGCCGAAAAGCAGCTCCGCGCCGCTGGTGTGGAATCGACGCATCGCGAAGCGGAATGGCTGCTCGCGGCGATTTTGCAAACGGACCGCGCCAATCTTTATTTGATGCGCGAGCGCCGATTAAAAAAACATGAGCGCGCACAGTTCGAGGAATTTTTAAATCGCCGCCTTGCGCGGGAGCCGCTGCAATACATTCTCGGTGTCTGCGAGTTTTATGGTTTCGAGTTTGCCGTCACCCCGGCGGTGTTGATCCCGCGTCCGGAAACGGAATTGCTCGTTGAGAAAGTTGTCGAGCTGGCGGCCCAATTTGATTCGCCGCGAATTATCGACCTCGGCACGGGGTCGGGATGCATCGCCGTTTCACTGGCAAAGCTTATTGCGAACGCGCACGTGATTGCAACCGACGTTTCGACGATGGCGCTTGAAATTGCGCAGGCAAATGCCAAAAAACTCGGCGTTGCGAATCGTATCGAGTTTCGATTGGCGGATATGACAAAATCAAATTCCGACGAACAATTCGATCTCGTCGTTTCCAACCCGCCGTATGTTTTGGAAACCGAGCGACCGAGCTTGCAACCGGAAGTCCGCGATTGGGAGCCGGCAGAAGCTTTGTATGTGAAAGATGACGGCTTGAAATTTTATCGTTGCATCATCGACTATTGTAAAGACCATTTGCGGTCCGGCGGCTGGGTCGCTTGCGAAATGGCCAGCCAGCGCAGCACCGCGATTGAAAAGCTGTTCCGCGAAGCGGGTTTTCACGAGGTACAAATCATCAACGATCTCGCCGGATTTGAGCGGCATATCATTGGACAAAAATAG
- the glmM gene encoding phosphoglucosamine mutase: protein MPQLMISISGVRGVIGEGLTPEVMLNFAQAYGTYCQGGRVVLGRDSRVSGPMLHQAVTSGLLAVGCEVIDIGIAPTPTAKIATHHLHAAGGLMITASHNPVMWNGLKMLASDGLFLDEEQGRQVLAIRDAGPTLRKWNELGAFTSYDSAIDDHLAAIYALPFIDGEKIRRKKFRVAADCVNGAGGVMLKKLLEHFGCNYVLLNEAPTGNFTHNPEPLPENLGELCEAVKNHRAHLGLALDPDADRLSLISEKGLPLGEEYTLALAAAFLLPKRKGKVVVNLSTSMVLDDLAAQNGCTVERTKVGEIHVARHMREVGAVLGGEGNGGVILPDVHLGRDAMVGVAMILQQLADFDGPLSELHARLPQYVMRRRKIELRPGLDPKQVLQKILQKYRHETLDTQDGVKILRDQSWVQVRASNTEPILRVMSEAQSAAIAEKYCDELAAVVAA from the coding sequence GTGCCTCAACTCATGATCAGCATCTCGGGCGTGCGCGGTGTGATTGGCGAAGGACTCACGCCGGAAGTGATGCTTAACTTCGCCCAAGCGTATGGAACGTATTGCCAGGGCGGCCGCGTCGTACTCGGCCGCGATTCGCGGGTATCCGGGCCGATGTTGCACCAGGCGGTAACATCCGGACTGCTGGCGGTTGGTTGTGAGGTGATTGACATCGGCATTGCGCCAACGCCCACTGCAAAGATTGCCACCCACCATCTTCACGCCGCCGGTGGATTGATGATTACCGCCAGCCACAATCCGGTAATGTGGAACGGCCTCAAAATGTTGGCGAGCGACGGACTGTTTTTGGATGAAGAACAGGGAAGGCAAGTTTTGGCTATTCGGGATGCCGGCCCGACACTGCGAAAGTGGAATGAACTGGGCGCGTTTACGTCTTATGACAGCGCCATTGACGATCATCTCGCGGCAATTTACGCGCTGCCGTTCATAGATGGCGAGAAGATTCGCCGGAAAAAATTCCGTGTGGCTGCCGACTGTGTGAATGGCGCCGGCGGCGTTATGCTCAAAAAACTACTGGAACATTTCGGCTGTAATTATGTTCTTTTAAATGAAGCGCCGACAGGTAACTTTACGCACAATCCCGAACCGCTGCCGGAGAACTTGGGTGAGTTGTGCGAAGCGGTGAAAAATCATCGCGCTCATCTCGGCTTGGCGCTCGATCCCGATGCGGATCGCCTGTCGTTGATCTCTGAAAAAGGCCTCCCACTCGGCGAGGAATATACGTTGGCCCTCGCTGCGGCATTTTTGCTGCCAAAGCGCAAAGGCAAAGTCGTGGTCAATCTTTCGACCTCGATGGTACTCGATGATCTCGCCGCACAAAACGGCTGCACGGTCGAGCGCACGAAGGTCGGCGAGATTCATGTGGCCAGGCACATGCGTGAAGTCGGCGCAGTGCTTGGCGGCGAGGGCAACGGCGGCGTGATTTTGCCGGATGTACATCTTGGCCGCGATGCAATGGTTGGCGTGGCGATGATCTTGCAGCAGCTTGCCGATTTTGACGGCCCGCTGAGCGAGCTTCATGCCAGGCTGCCGCAATACGTGATGCGCCGCCGCAAAATTGAATTGCGCCCCGGGCTTGATCCGAAGCAAGTTTTGCAAAAAATTTTACAGAAATATCGCCATGAGACGCTGGACACGCAAGACGGTGTCAAGATTTTGCGTGACCAATCATGGGTGCAAGTTCGCGCCTCGAATACCGAACCGATTTTGCGCGTCATGTCTGAAGCACAATCCGCGGCAATCGCAGAAAAATATTGTGACGAATTAGCAGCGGTGGTCGCGGCTTAG
- the rpmE gene encoding 50S ribosomal protein L31 — protein MKAKIHPQYVLATISCACGNTFQVRNTVGDLRLEICSNCHPFFTGKQKLVDSAGRVEKFMRKYQKGEEKAAARA, from the coding sequence GTGAAAGCCAAGATTCATCCGCAATATGTTCTGGCGACGATTTCATGCGCCTGTGGCAACACTTTTCAAGTGCGCAACACCGTCGGCGATCTGCGTCTGGAAATCTGTTCGAATTGCCATCCGTTTTTTACTGGCAAACAAAAGCTGGTCGATTCCGCCGGGCGCGTGGAGAAATTCATGCGAAAATATCAAAAGGGCGAAGAAAAAGCAGCCGCACGGGCTTAA
- the prfA gene encoding peptide chain release factor 1: MLAKLENLEKRYDEVNALLASPEVAANPKRLRDLAREHSDLQEIVKKYHEYKTVANNISDDRRLINETKDRELRDIAEAELEELEPRLAQIEEELKLLLVPKDPNDSKNAIVEIRAGTGGDEAGLFAGDLFRMYSRFAERQGWQIELMSSHPQGIGGFKEIIFQVSGKEAFGKMKYEGGVHRVQRVPATEQNGRIHTSAASVAVLPEAEEVDIDININDLRIDVFRSSGPGGQSVNTTDSAVRITHIPTGIVVQCQDEKSQLKNKNKAIKVLRARLYEMKQAEERAKISDARRQMVGSGDRSDKIRTYNFPQNRVTDHRIGLTIYQLDDVLDGNLNPFIEQLALANQAEKLKSTE, encoded by the coding sequence ATGTTAGCAAAATTAGAAAATCTCGAAAAACGTTACGACGAAGTCAACGCGCTGCTCGCCAGCCCGGAAGTGGCGGCGAATCCCAAGCGCTTGCGCGATCTCGCGCGCGAGCACAGCGATCTTCAGGAAATCGTCAAAAAATATCACGAATACAAAACCGTGGCGAACAACATCAGCGACGACAGACGGCTCATCAATGAAACCAAAGATCGTGAATTGCGCGACATCGCTGAAGCGGAGCTGGAAGAGCTTGAACCCAGGCTGGCGCAGATCGAAGAAGAGTTGAAACTTCTGCTGGTGCCGAAAGATCCCAACGATTCGAAGAACGCTATTGTAGAAATCCGCGCCGGCACCGGCGGTGATGAGGCCGGCTTGTTTGCCGGCGATCTCTTTCGCATGTATTCCCGTTTCGCCGAGCGGCAGGGGTGGCAGATCGAGCTGATGTCGAGCCATCCACAAGGCATCGGCGGGTTCAAAGAGATTATTTTTCAAGTCAGCGGCAAAGAAGCTTTCGGCAAAATGAAATACGAAGGTGGCGTGCATCGTGTGCAGCGCGTGCCGGCCACCGAGCAAAATGGCCGCATTCACACCTCGGCGGCGAGCGTCGCGGTTCTGCCCGAGGCCGAAGAAGTTGACATCGACATCAACATCAACGATCTGCGCATTGACGTTTTTCGTTCCTCCGGCCCCGGCGGGCAAAGTGTGAACACGACGGATTCCGCGGTGCGCATCACGCATATCCCCACCGGAATTGTCGTGCAATGCCAGGATGAAAAATCGCAGCTCAAAAACAAAAATAAAGCCATCAAGGTGCTGCGCGCGCGACTCTACGAAATGAAACAGGCCGAAGAGCGGGCCAAGATCAGCGACGCGCGCCGGCAAATGGTGGGCAGCGGCGACCGCAGCGACAAGATTCGCACGTACAATTTTCCGCAAAACCGCGTGACCGATCATCGCATCGGCCTGACAATCTATCAGCTCGACGACGTGCTCGACGGCAATCTCAATCCGTTTATCGAGCAATTGGCGCTGGCAAATCAGGCGGAGAAGCTGAAAAGTACGGAGTAA
- the rho gene encoding transcription termination factor Rho produces MDIAELKALKISELNKVAQELNVQGATGLRKSELIFKILEEQTKKEGLIFADGVLEVLPDGYGFLRSPDYNYLPGPDDIYVSPSQIKRFGLRTGDTVSGQIRPPKENERFFALLKVEAVNFENPEVAKSKILFDNLTPLYPIKRINLEHNPKDYTSRVMNLLSPLGKGQRGLIVAQPKTGKTTILQKIANAITANQPEIKLIVLLIDERPEEVTDMERSVEAEVISSTFDEPPERHVQVADMVLEKAKRLVEYGHDVVILLDSITRLARAHNAVVPHSGKILSGGLDATALERPKRFFGAARNIEEGGSLTIIATALIDTGSRMDEVIFEEFKGTGNMELVLDRRLSDRRLFPSIDINKSGTRKEELLLTEMELNRVYILRKFLSDLTPVEAMEFLLERMRGTKSNEEFLKNMSS; encoded by the coding sequence ATGGATATTGCAGAATTAAAAGCACTAAAAATTTCTGAGTTGAACAAAGTCGCTCAGGAATTGAACGTTCAGGGGGCGACCGGCCTGAGAAAGTCGGAGTTGATTTTCAAAATCCTGGAAGAGCAAACAAAGAAGGAAGGCCTGATTTTCGCCGACGGCGTGCTCGAAGTCCTTCCCGATGGGTACGGCTTTTTACGCTCGCCCGATTACAATTACCTGCCGGGGCCGGACGACATTTACGTTTCCCCGAGCCAGATCAAGCGCTTCGGCCTGCGCACCGGCGATACGGTCTCCGGCCAGATTCGCCCACCCAAAGAAAACGAGCGCTTCTTTGCGCTGCTCAAAGTCGAAGCAGTCAACTTTGAAAATCCCGAAGTCGCCAAAAGCAAAATTCTTTTCGACAACCTCACCCCGCTTTATCCGATCAAGCGTATCAATCTCGAGCACAATCCCAAAGATTATACTTCGCGCGTGATGAATTTGCTGTCGCCGCTCGGCAAGGGTCAGCGCGGCTTGATCGTCGCACAGCCGAAAACCGGCAAGACCACGATTCTGCAAAAAATCGCCAACGCCATCACCGCCAATCAGCCGGAGATCAAGCTCATTGTGCTGCTCATCGACGAGCGCCCGGAAGAGGTGACGGACATGGAGCGTTCGGTTGAGGCCGAGGTCATCAGTTCGACGTTCGATGAGCCGCCGGAGCGCCACGTGCAAGTCGCCGACATGGTGCTCGAAAAAGCCAAACGCCTGGTCGAATACGGCCACGACGTCGTCATCCTGCTGGATTCGATCACCCGTCTTGCCCGCGCGCACAACGCCGTGGTGCCACATTCCGGGAAAATTCTCTCCGGCGGTCTCGACGCCACGGCGCTGGAACGCCCCAAGCGCTTCTTCGGCGCGGCGCGCAATATCGAAGAAGGCGGCAGCCTGACGATCATCGCGACAGCACTGATCGACACCGGCAGCCGCATGGATGAAGTCATTTTTGAAGAATTTAAAGGCACCGGCAACATGGAATTGGTGCTCGACCGCCGCCTCTCCGACCGCCGCCTCTTTCCGTCGATAGACATCAATAAATCCGGCACGCGCAAAGAGGAGCTTTTGCTCACGGAGATGGAGCTGAACCGCGTTTACATCCTGCGGAAATTTTTGAGCGATCTCACTCCCGTCGAGGCCATGGAGTTTTTGCTCGAGCGCATGCGCGGCACCAAGAGCAACGAAGAATTTTTGAAGAATATGAGCTCCTAA
- a CDS encoding DUF1385 domain-containing protein encodes MSRENSSEKKLMVGGQAVIEGVMMRSPEMVAVACRRADGSIIVLRKPYCSLVNRFKILSLPIFRGSIVLIEALVLGVQALTFSGDVAMADEQAKQNGKVSLPAQRPGQRTPGQKIWMGLMLALALAVGLGIFFYIPLLLTDWLGARTGFWFNVVDGVIRLAFFLGYLWLITRMKDIRRVFEYHGAEHKSIFNFEEKKELTPENASIFSRFHPRCGTSFLLIVMLVSIFVFMALGRPETVADRLLRLAFIPVIGGISYEFIRLSDKGYRHAFWRFFILPGLWLQRLTTREPDLGQLEVAIVALKAALGEEVSILPNVVVEDGKAVIAETV; translated from the coding sequence ATGTCAAGGGAAAATTCTTCGGAAAAAAAATTGATGGTCGGCGGCCAGGCGGTGATCGAAGGGGTGATGATGCGCTCGCCGGAGATGGTCGCCGTGGCCTGTCGCCGCGCTGATGGCAGTATTATCGTCTTGCGCAAGCCGTATTGCTCCCTGGTGAACCGGTTTAAAATTCTCTCCCTGCCGATCTTTCGCGGCTCGATCGTTTTGATTGAAGCCCTCGTCCTCGGCGTGCAGGCCCTCACGTTTTCCGGCGACGTGGCGATGGCCGACGAGCAAGCCAAGCAAAACGGCAAAGTTTCATTGCCGGCGCAGCGCCCCGGCCAGCGCACGCCCGGTCAAAAAATTTGGATGGGATTGATGCTGGCGCTGGCGTTGGCCGTCGGTTTGGGGATTTTCTTTTATATTCCGCTGCTGTTGACGGATTGGCTCGGCGCGCGCACCGGCTTTTGGTTCAATGTCGTTGACGGCGTTATCCGCCTGGCTTTCTTTTTGGGTTATTTGTGGCTGATCACGAGAATGAAAGACATCCGCCGGGTGTTTGAATATCACGGCGCCGAGCATAAAAGCATTTTTAATTTTGAAGAGAAAAAAGAGCTGACGCCGGAAAACGCCTCGATTTTTTCCCGTTTTCATCCGCGCTGCGGCACGAGCTTCTTGCTCATCGTCATGCTCGTCAGCATTTTCGTTTTCATGGCCCTCGGCCGCCCGGAAACCGTCGCCGATCGCCTGTTGCGCCTTGCCTTTATTCCCGTCATCGGCGGCATCTCGTACGAATTCATCCGGCTTTCTGATAAAGGCTATCGCCATGCTTTCTGGCGTTTTTTCATTTTGCCGGGTTTGTGGCTGCAACGCCTGACGACCAGAGAACCCGATCTCGGTCAGCTCGAAGTGGCGATTGTCGCCTTGAAAGCAGCGTTGGGAGAAGAAGTGTCCATTTTGCCGAATGTCGTGGTCGAAGATGGGAAAGCGGTGATCGCGGAAACTGTTTAA